A window from Cryptomeria japonica chromosome 1, Sugi_1.0, whole genome shotgun sequence encodes these proteins:
- the LOC131035367 gene encoding exocyst complex component EXO70A1, translating into MTRNMLTIHPSFGNLVCPVTTNTLDEENLAAAEMLISRWDTKTTSKMLFQSTAEEVRMYMENVENLQRLMENLSAAGTNGPDLSRAQGLMKMSMARLQNEFHKILLSNSEAIEPDRKSSALPSSRSRTENIITTSTCSDDDGDEDGGGSADCLSVDRLCQFHMVPLEGVVDLQNIAQRMAKSGYASECIRVFILARKSVVEESLYNLGVEKVTLKDVRKMEWKFLDEKIKKWIYAAKTSIRLLFAQEKRLCDDVFQGLDKMRDSCFAEIAMNQTSKLFSLAEAVAATSQTPERVFRVLDLYETLTDLMPDIKDTFSQNLCRSVHEQAEKILALLDEVAQRLFTEFDKAIEKENSKAPVAGGTVHPLTRYVMNYLTFLSDYKKTLENITADARGELPKELPDDFAVDNPSAPLSVQLGWTIFLLLCKLGKKSDLYKDVALSYLFLMNNLHYIVQKVNGSELKFIVGEGWVRKQCNKATQYSVKYEKAAWMKVYSGLTEQEAPERFKGF; encoded by the coding sequence ATGACTAGAAATATGCTTACAATCCACCCGTCGTTTGGCAACCTTGTATGTCCTGTTACTACAAACACATTAGATGAAGAAAATTTAGCCGCCGCAGAGATGTTGATTTCCAGATGggacacaaaaacaacaagcaaaatGCTGTTTCAGAGCACCGCAGAAGAAGTCCGTATGTACATGGAAAATGTAGAAAATCTCCAACGACTCATGGAAAATTTGTCCGCCGCCGGCACCAACGGTCCGGATCTCTCCCGCGCACAAGGGCTGATGAAAATGTCGATGGCCCGTCTGCAGAATGAGTTTCACAAAATTCTGTTATCTAACAGCGAAGCCATCGAGCCGGACAGGAAGTCATCGGCGCTGCCGTCATCTCGTTCCCGCACAGAGAACATTATCACGACTTCCACATGCTCTGACGACGACGGCGACGAAGATGGAGGCGGCAGCGCCGACTGTCTGTCAGTAGACAGACTCTGCCAATTCCACATGGTTCCGTTGGAAGGCGTAGTGGATCTGCAGAATATAGCACAACGCATGGCGAAGAGTGGGTATGCGAGTGAATGCATCCGAGTCTTCATTCTCGCCAGAAAGTCCGTGGTGGAAGAGAGTTTATACAATCTAGGCGTGGAGAAGGTGACGTTAAAGGATGTTCGAAAAATGGAATGGAAATTTCTTGATGAAAAGATCAAGAAATGGATTTACGCTGCGAAAACCAGCATCCGGCTTCTGTTTGCCCAAGAAAAAAGGCTTTGCGACGATGTGTTTCAGGGGCTTGACAAGATGAGAGATTCTTGTTTTGCCGAAATCGCCATGAATCAGACAAGCAAGCTTTTCTCCTTGGCAGAAGCAGTGGCAGCTACAAGCCAGACGCCGGAAAGAGTATTCCGGGTGCTCGACCTCTACGAAACCCTCACCGATCTTATGCCCGACATAAAAGACACATTTTCTCAAAACCTTTGCCGAAGCGTGCACGAGCAGGCTGAGAAGATTCTGGCTCTGCTTGACGAGGTGGCCCAGCGGCTTTTCACAGAATTTGACAAGGCCATTGAGAAGGAGAATTCTAAGGCTCCCGTTGCGGGCGGCACTGTACATCCTCTCACCAGATACGTTATGAATTATCTCACTTTTCTCTCCGATTATAAGAAAACTTTAGAAAACATAACCGCAGATGCCCGTGGAGAACTGCCCAAGGAGCTACCAGACGATTTCGCCGTGGACAATCCCTCTGCCCCGTTGTCTGTCCAGCTCGGATGGACTATCTTCCTTCTGCTGTGCAAGCTCGGAAAGAAATCTGATTTGTATAAAGACGTGGCTTTGTCTTATCTCTTTCTCATGAACAACCTTCACTACATAGTACAGAAAGTGAATGGCTCTGAGCTCAAATTTATAGTTGGGGAGGGGTGGGTGAGGAAACAGTGCAATAAGGCAACACAGTATTCGGTGAAATATGAGAAGGCCGCGTGGATGAAAGTGTATTCAGGTCTGACAGAACAGGAAGCTCCAGAGAGATTTAAAGGGTTTTAA